One region of Dysidea avara chromosome 1, odDysAvar1.4, whole genome shotgun sequence genomic DNA includes:
- the LOC136262705 gene encoding uncharacterized protein, which yields MYLPGLEACIRDGNVASIMCSYNAVNGIPSCANSFLQDTIAREQWGFEDYIVSDCGAINSIEKSHQGVINLSTIHNTAGLLGGCDLNCGSYYQTHGMEAINSKTITEEDVDVRAGMGRSTLVLVLKDT from the exons ATGTACCTACCAGGTCTTGAGGCATGTATCAGAGATGGTAATGTAGCTAGTATCATGTGTAGCTACAATGCTGTTAATGGGATACCCAGCTGTGCTAACAGTTTTCTACAGGACACTATAGCCAGGGAGCAGTGGGGATTTGAAGATTATATT GTCAGTGATTGTGGGGCAATCAATAGCATTGAAAAGTCTCATCAGGGAGTGATCAATTTATCCACTATACATAACA ctgCTGGCCTACTAGGAGGATGTGACCTCAACTGTGGTTCATACTACCAAACACATGGAATG GAAGCAATTAACAGTAAGACCATCACTGAGGAAGATGTTGATGTCAGGGcaggcatggggcgaagtactttggtacttgtacttaaggacacttaa